Proteins from one Candidatus Saccharimonadales bacterium genomic window:
- a CDS encoding M23 family metallopeptidase — MNLMTAKIITTFRNEIMLVLGVILLLITLPVIAVVELANVGVSAAASSLVGVNPSNHKVEIYDPKGDLVTTLDVTTTWPVAGVVTLEFGASDPPYQDHHTGIDIADSYGKIGQPVTTFMPGTVSVVMNVDNQYGRYVFIDHGNAIQSQYWHLSEALVKVGQQVKPDDVIGLEGATGRATGPHVHFQIDVFGIPVDPRDFISGNPRLDP; from the coding sequence ATGAATCTCATGACTGCTAAGATTATCACTACGTTTCGAAATGAAATTATGCTGGTACTAGGCGTCATATTACTTCTCATTACTCTTCCGGTTATTGCAGTAGTTGAACTTGCAAATGTTGGTGTATCAGCCGCAGCGAGTAGCCTTGTAGGTGTTAACCCATCGAACCACAAGGTAGAGATATATGATCCGAAAGGTGATCTTGTGACGACCCTCGACGTAACAACAACCTGGCCAGTTGCTGGTGTAGTTACGCTCGAATTTGGAGCATCTGATCCACCATACCAAGATCATCATACGGGTATTGATATAGCCGATAGTTACGGCAAGATTGGCCAACCTGTCACAACTTTCATGCCGGGTACCGTAAGCGTCGTTATGAATGTTGATAACCAGTATGGACGATATGTTTTTATAGATCACGGCAATGCTATTCAGTCACAGTACTGGCACCTATCTGAGGCTCTCGTAAAAGTCGGGCAACAAGTAAAACCGGATGATGTGATCGGACTTGAGGGTGCGACTGGGCGAGCGACTGGGCCACATGTCCACTTTCAAATTGATGTGTTTGGTATTCCGGTAGATCCTCGAGACTTTATAAGTGGTAATCCAAGGCTGGATCCATGA
- a CDS encoding ATP-binding protein produces MICTLLSRKTKPRASTQKLDFSYGQQDPMDVISYAGLEEQPNYIEIDDIYMRTLFISGYPLTASSGWLNSLINFSHNCDISYHVHEVDALQALPKLRRKITELESTRRAMIRSGRIVGSEITDPLESATDLRDKIQRGQEKLFQMSIYITISALTLEALDNTTKLLETELSARLFYIKSARFQQIEGLQSVLPRGEDILSQKRNLDSSSAALTFPLLSSELVHEAGILYGINKSNNSLVILDRFSLNNANSIMFAQSGSGKSYAAKVEILRQLMQGTSVIVIDPEREYKQLANSVEGTYIKLSARSQEKINPFDLATNSYSNDSLAEHVQDLIEILSLMAEGLNPREKAAIDRAILCVYKDESIGTPLLQDIYAQLHGMGQLELCERLEKYISGSLAGVFNAQTNIKLDNRLVIFDIKDLPESLRQIMMMIIANFVQNQVKVYPKKRLLVIDEGWLLLEHEESARFVAGLVRRARKYYLGVAIISQQANDFLKSEYGRAIASQSSLRILMRQDTTTIKNVVSEFNLSEYEQSFLLTCDRGDGIIIADQNHVAVQIVASEKEHPLITTNPNEVYTS; encoded by the coding sequence ATGATTTGTACTCTTTTGTCACGCAAAACAAAGCCGCGTGCAAGTACGCAAAAACTTGATTTTAGCTATGGTCAACAAGATCCGATGGATGTCATTTCTTATGCAGGGCTTGAAGAGCAGCCAAACTACATAGAGATTGATGATATTTATATGCGTACCCTTTTTATATCAGGGTATCCTCTAACAGCTTCATCTGGTTGGCTCAACAGCCTCATTAACTTCTCTCATAACTGCGACATCTCGTATCATGTTCACGAGGTCGATGCACTACAGGCCTTACCAAAGTTGCGACGTAAAATTACAGAGCTTGAATCGACGAGAAGAGCCATGATACGGAGTGGTCGAATAGTTGGATCTGAAATTACCGATCCGCTCGAATCAGCGACCGATCTTAGAGATAAGATCCAACGTGGACAAGAAAAACTATTTCAGATGTCTATCTATATCACTATTAGTGCACTGACACTTGAAGCTCTGGATAATACGACAAAGCTACTTGAAACTGAATTATCGGCTCGACTATTCTATATCAAATCAGCCAGGTTTCAACAAATAGAAGGACTGCAGTCGGTACTCCCTCGAGGTGAAGACATCTTGTCGCAGAAACGAAATCTCGATAGCTCATCAGCTGCCCTTACCTTCCCACTTCTTTCGTCTGAACTCGTGCATGAAGCGGGTATTTTATACGGCATCAATAAATCCAACAATTCGCTTGTGATATTAGACCGTTTCAGTCTTAACAATGCCAACAGTATTATGTTTGCTCAGTCAGGAAGTGGAAAAAGCTACGCAGCCAAAGTTGAAATTCTTCGTCAACTGATGCAAGGGACAAGTGTTATTGTGATTGATCCTGAACGTGAATATAAACAACTAGCAAATTCAGTAGAAGGCACATACATTAAACTATCTGCAAGAAGTCAGGAGAAAATTAATCCATTTGATCTAGCGACTAACTCTTATTCAAATGATAGCCTGGCAGAACATGTGCAAGATTTAATAGAGATACTTTCACTTATGGCTGAGGGTCTGAACCCACGCGAGAAAGCGGCGATTGATAGAGCTATCTTATGCGTCTATAAAGATGAGAGTATAGGTACGCCACTCCTGCAAGATATATACGCCCAGCTTCATGGTATGGGTCAACTTGAGTTATGTGAACGACTCGAGAAATATATTAGCGGATCGCTAGCTGGTGTCTTTAATGCTCAGACCAATATAAAACTTGATAACCGATTAGTTATATTCGATATTAAAGACCTACCCGAAAGCTTGCGCCAGATCATGATGATGATCATTGCTAATTTCGTCCAGAATCAAGTGAAGGTTTACCCAAAAAAGCGATTACTCGTTATAGATGAAGGCTGGCTACTACTGGAGCATGAAGAGAGTGCACGTTTTGTAGCTGGGCTTGTACGTAGGGCGCGTAAATATTATCTTGGTGTAGCTATAATATCGCAACAAGCAAATGACTTTCTAAAAAGTGAATATGGCCGAGCAATCGCATCTCAGAGTTCACTTCGTATTCTTATGAGACAAGATACGACAACAATAAAAAACGTCGTGTCGGAATTTAACCTGAGTGAATATGAGCAGTCCTTTCTTCTTACCTGTGATAGGGGTGATGGAATTATTATTGCTGATCAAAACCATGTAGCAGTACAGATAGTTGCATCCGAAAAGGAGCATCCACTTATTACGACAAATCCAAATGAGGTATACACATCATGA
- a CDS encoding TraC family protein — MSVFQKTIKKASSRQQIAIEGVDDGVLMLAGNRFRVILESSSINFELKSEDEQDAMIDTYQAFLNALSSPLQMIIRVREMDMDTYLEAFRSRVESEEESIYREQARHYSEFIQSLVIKNKILTRRFYIVIPYTGSLVASSKNTAIIHEQLRLSSDIVSKGLGRLGVQTRKLSSLEVLDMFYEFYSPVQAKRQSLTEQTMKLFTEAIL; from the coding sequence ATGTCAGTGTTTCAAAAAACGATTAAAAAAGCTTCGTCGCGGCAGCAGATAGCTATAGAGGGAGTTGATGATGGAGTGCTTATGCTCGCTGGCAATAGGTTTCGTGTGATACTCGAATCGTCATCGATTAACTTTGAGCTAAAGAGTGAAGATGAGCAAGATGCAATGATCGACACATACCAAGCTTTTTTAAATGCTCTCTCGTCTCCTCTTCAGATGATTATACGAGTTAGAGAAATGGATATGGATACATATCTAGAAGCATTCCGATCACGAGTGGAGAGTGAGGAAGAATCAATCTATAGAGAGCAAGCGAGACACTATAGCGAATTTATACAAAGTCTGGTTATAAAAAATAAGATTCTCACTAGACGTTTTTATATCGTTATTCCTTACACAGGCTCGCTTGTTGCAAGCAGTAAAAATACCGCCATTATCCACGAGCAACTCCGACTCAGTAGTGACATTGTCAGTAAGGGCCTTGGCAGGCTAGGCGTCCAAACAAGGAAACTGAGTAGCTTAGAAGTGCTTGATATGTTCTACGAGTTCTATAGCCCTGTTCAAGCTAAACGTCAGTCACTGACCGAACAAACAATGAAACTATTTACGGAGGCTATCTTATGA
- a CDS encoding PrgI family protein produces MKIAIVPAQVTSIEDKVAGNLSLTQLILIALPIFISGVIYAALPPTFAIGVYKVIVMLIIIVSFGVLAIRVRGTLILDWAQLLARYNMRPRYYVFNKNDKTLRPILIKRNQEKNLDKPKEINIPSPPLHISTTAERIGFEQLIHGGTKKIVYKRSRKGSLYVSVSKND; encoded by the coding sequence ATGAAAATTGCTATTGTTCCAGCACAGGTCACGAGCATCGAGGATAAGGTCGCTGGGAATCTTAGTTTGACACAGTTAATACTGATCGCTTTACCTATTTTTATATCGGGTGTTATATATGCAGCGTTACCACCCACATTTGCGATTGGCGTGTATAAAGTTATTGTCATGTTGATCATAATCGTCAGTTTTGGAGTACTAGCGATACGCGTACGTGGAACACTTATCCTCGACTGGGCGCAACTACTTGCACGCTACAACATGAGGCCTCGCTATTATGTATTTAATAAAAACGATAAGACACTGAGACCAATTCTTATCAAACGAAACCAAGAAAAAAATTTGGATAAGCCAAAAGAAATAAATATCCCAAGTCCACCGCTGCACATTTCTACAACTGCGGAGCGAATTGGGTTTGAGCAGTTGATACACGGTGGCACAAAAAAGATCGTATATAAACGTAGTAGGAAAGGATCACTCTATGTCAGTGTTTCAAAAAACGATTAA
- a CDS encoding pilin, whose product MSYLSAHFSLVADIAATTNSMQTFIHPIVVSLFVLAGIVAVGFIVNGGIQMITSSGRPEKLQHAKHIIRNAIIGLVVVLAAVTLTGILTNTFTSSGSTPSSEVPALAPVQPTASSGSLVDVLVEAITGLLRNIIESAAQPFIGALGYFTNATPLMSPNSSVLNLWLAILAIADVLFILVVILLGFHIMSASSLGIDELEFKHLIPQLILIFMLMNSSIFLIDGIVSLSNGMINALKAGFSISSVWDSLKLVAEQSKDMKLAALLVFIVFIVLSIILLIYYILRLVILYIGAVLAPLVLLLWLVPSFKDFAINALRTYLTTVFVLFIHVVILVLAASIFNGMIQNDPHKVLDPVMSTLVGVATLLALLKTEHSMSSLVVASAGARSARRLGGQFMYGIDQATSRFRDSRKVAAQVPKTVTITKVVNK is encoded by the coding sequence ATGAGCTACCTATCAGCCCATTTCTCACTTGTGGCTGATATAGCAGCTACAACCAACTCAATGCAAACGTTTATCCATCCTATAGTCGTAAGCCTATTCGTTCTTGCTGGAATAGTAGCTGTCGGTTTTATCGTTAACGGCGGCATCCAGATGATAACGAGTAGCGGTAGACCGGAAAAACTTCAGCATGCAAAACATATCATTCGTAATGCGATCATCGGCCTAGTTGTTGTACTCGCTGCTGTGACACTTACTGGTATTCTTACAAATACATTTACATCAAGTGGATCAACTCCGTCAAGCGAAGTACCCGCACTAGCTCCAGTTCAGCCAACGGCAAGTTCAGGTAGTTTGGTGGATGTACTTGTTGAGGCTATTACTGGGCTTCTCAGGAATATTATCGAGTCAGCAGCTCAGCCCTTTATTGGTGCACTGGGCTACTTCACGAATGCGACTCCGCTAATGTCCCCTAACAGTAGTGTGCTTAATTTATGGCTTGCGATTCTGGCCATTGCAGATGTCTTATTTATACTTGTCGTCATACTACTTGGATTTCATATTATGAGTGCGAGCTCACTTGGGATAGATGAGCTAGAGTTCAAGCATCTAATACCACAGCTAATTCTGATCTTCATGCTGATGAATAGTTCGATCTTTCTCATCGACGGCATCGTTAGCCTGTCGAACGGTATGATTAATGCATTAAAAGCAGGGTTTTCGATCTCGAGCGTGTGGGATAGCTTAAAACTGGTTGCCGAGCAGTCAAAGGATATGAAGCTGGCGGCGCTCCTTGTATTTATCGTGTTTATTGTATTGTCTATTATTCTGCTCATCTACTATATTCTTCGACTTGTCATCTTATACATTGGAGCCGTACTTGCACCGCTCGTACTTCTCCTTTGGCTGGTACCTAGTTTTAAGGATTTCGCGATTAATGCACTGCGTACATATCTAACAACGGTGTTTGTACTCTTCATTCATGTAGTCATCTTGGTACTGGCAGCTTCAATCTTTAACGGCATGATACAAAATGATCCGCATAAAGTGCTCGATCCAGTTATGTCGACACTCGTAGGTGTCGCGACCTTACTCGCGCTTCTCAAAACTGAACACTCAATGTCGTCACTTGTAGTGGCGAGTGCTGGTGCGCGGTCGGCTCGAAGGCTAGGTGGTCAGTTTATGTACGGCATAGACCAGGCGACAAGTCGATTTAGAGATAGTCGCAAAGTAGCTGCTCAAGTTCCAAAAACCGTAACAATAACGAAAGTGGTAAATAAATGA
- a CDS encoding MMCAP2_0565 family pilin-like conjugal transfer protein has protein sequence MTKRNIKFIIQLSAVIVIQVLSFTPVFAATGDVSQVQNFIRSIIQIIAGLAGLTATGFFVVGGFTYITSSGNPEHLDRAKRTITWAAIGLAITIAAFVIANIVTSLATGAFGS, from the coding sequence ATGACGAAGCGAAATATAAAATTTATCATTCAGCTTAGTGCGGTGATTGTCATCCAGGTACTATCTTTTACTCCGGTCTTTGCGGCGACAGGGGATGTGTCGCAGGTACAAAACTTCATACGCAGTATCATACAGATTATTGCAGGATTAGCCGGTCTCACAGCGACCGGCTTTTTTGTTGTAGGGGGGTTCACTTACATTACCAGCTCCGGTAATCCGGAGCACCTTGACCGAGCAAAGCGGACAATTACCTGGGCGGCTATCGGACTAGCCATTACAATTGCAGCTTTCGTCATCGCAAATATTGTTACATCACTCGCCACTGGGGCATTCGGGAGTTAA
- the pyk gene encoding pyruvate kinase: MSIIFKRTKILATLGPPTSTPEMIEKLASAGVNGFRLNFSHGDYPERDDQIRWIREASEKLGKPVAILQDLQGPKIRLGNLNENMSVKTGDVLTLDHAAEHDGLIIPIQYNLAEKVKVGEPVYIFDGKIRTTVLEISSQTAIKVRVENNGTLMSRKGINLPDTDFGGDILTAKDLKDVEFGATRDFDYVALSFIQSPEDIINLRQILVSLGSNAQIISKIETKAAIMDGVLEEIVKVSDGVMVARGDLAVEAGAEVVPIVQRKIIALCRKHGKLSIVATQMMASMVDAPEPTRAEVSDVATAVILGADTVMLSDETANGSYPLETVAAMKKVIIHTQENVPVAPIAEVTTRGAADLDAIAAAAVKLAEQLKVTAIIAKTKTGATACAIAAYRPNLPIISLTSDIKTAQKLALCYGNRTYVRPDGEGVAYKLGMELKEEGYFKSIDDKPIRIAIVSGSQPGMPGTTDTIRMRVLK; the protein is encoded by the coding sequence ATGAGTATCATTTTTAAACGAACAAAAATACTAGCGACGCTTGGCCCTCCGACAAGTACACCAGAAATGATCGAGAAGCTTGCGAGCGCTGGCGTCAACGGATTTCGCCTGAACTTTAGTCATGGTGACTACCCAGAGCGCGATGATCAAATCAGATGGATTCGCGAAGCAAGTGAGAAACTTGGGAAGCCAGTTGCTATCTTGCAGGATCTTCAAGGTCCAAAAATCCGACTCGGTAATTTAAACGAAAATATGTCAGTGAAGACTGGTGATGTATTAACACTTGATCACGCCGCTGAACACGATGGACTTATTATCCCAATTCAGTACAACCTTGCCGAAAAAGTAAAAGTAGGGGAGCCTGTCTATATCTTTGATGGTAAGATTCGAACGACTGTTCTTGAAATATCTTCTCAAACAGCAATTAAAGTTCGTGTTGAAAACAATGGAACACTGATGAGCCGAAAGGGAATTAACCTTCCTGATACGGACTTTGGTGGTGACATTCTTACCGCAAAAGATCTCAAAGATGTTGAGTTTGGTGCGACCCGTGACTTTGATTATGTCGCTCTTAGTTTCATCCAAAGTCCTGAAGATATTATTAACCTTCGTCAAATTCTTGTAAGCCTCGGCTCAAACGCTCAGATCATTTCGAAAATTGAAACAAAAGCTGCAATTATGGACGGTGTTCTTGAAGAAATTGTAAAAGTAAGTGACGGTGTCATGGTTGCCCGCGGAGACCTTGCGGTTGAAGCAGGTGCAGAAGTTGTTCCAATCGTTCAGCGTAAAATCATCGCTCTTTGCCGTAAGCATGGAAAACTAAGTATCGTTGCGACGCAGATGATGGCAAGTATGGTTGACGCACCAGAGCCAACTCGCGCCGAAGTAAGTGACGTCGCGACTGCTGTTATCCTTGGCGCGGACACTGTCATGCTCTCCGATGAAACGGCCAACGGATCGTATCCGCTTGAAACAGTTGCTGCTATGAAAAAGGTAATTATCCATACCCAAGAGAATGTTCCAGTTGCGCCGATTGCTGAAGTCACAACACGCGGAGCAGCAGATCTTGATGCGATCGCAGCTGCTGCAGTAAAACTTGCAGAGCAGCTTAAAGTAACGGCTATTATTGCGAAAACGAAGACAGGCGCCACTGCCTGTGCCATTGCTGCCTACCGTCCAAACCTTCCGATCATTAGCCTAACAAGTGACATAAAGACAGCCCAAAAACTAGCGCTCTGTTATGGAAACCGAACGTATGTTCGTCCTGACGGCGAAGGGGTTGCGTACAAATTAGGTATGGAACTAAAAGAAGAAGGATACTTCAAATCTATCGATGATAAACCTATCCGAATCGCTATTGTAAGCGGAAGTCAACCAGGCATGCCAGGAACCACTGACACAATTAGGATGCGTGTGCTAAAATAA